The DNA region ATGTCGCCGTATACACTACATGGTGAAGGCTCTTCTTATCCAGCCAGACATATGATCATGTCCATTTCTTCCCTTTACTCCAGGTTCTGCTATTCTGACTCTGCTCCTGGCGGGCTACCTGGCACAGCAATATCTCCCTATGCCTACTCCAAAGGTGATTGGCATAGATCTTGGAACGACGTACTGCTCGGTTGGTGTCTTTCATCCTGGCACAGGAGTAGTAAAAGTCATCACAGATAGCAGCGGACATCAGAGTATACCGAGCATCGTGTCCTTCACTGAAGACGACGTGTACGCCGGGTACGAAGGCCTGGAGCTCGCCGACTCCAATCCACAGAACACCATCTACGACGCCAAAAGATTTATTGGAAAAACGTTTACCCATGAGGAGCTGGAAAGAGAAAGTGACAGGTATCCGTTCAAGGTGAGAGAGGTGCTAGGGGAGAACATGTAACTACATTATAGGAGAATTGTACATGTGCATTATGTTATAattgtaaaataataatatattatgtGTTATATCGTATTGTGACCCAAAGCTGCTAGTTGGGATCCAAAACATTTGACTGCCTTGTCTGCAGACTCCAAATCTATGGTTGTAGGGTCCCAGTGTCTATTCAGAAATATGTGCACCGGGTTGAATCTGATCTCTTCTATTTCAGGTTCTCTACAAAAATGGGGAAGCTGTGTATTCGATCAAAACCAACGAGACCTTTACCGTGACCCCGGAGTACATTGGCTCTCAGCTGCTTCTAACGCTAAAGAAGATGGCGGAGGAGTATCTTGGTCTTCCGGTCTCGAAAGCTGTCATCTCAGTGCCGGCAGAGTTCGATGAAAGACAGCGCAACTACACTGTTAAGGCGGCTAATCTCGCAGGTGTGTGGTCGAGAGCTGTATTAACCCAAATGCAATTCTAGGAGGTTCCGAAGGGCAGTTTTATTTATCGGCCATTCTGACCAGCTGAGGTGCTGGAAGTCAGACCCCAATTGGGATTTTCTAAGGATCGGAGATCAATGTTTAGGTGCTCCTTCATTGCAGTGACCTAATCATCTGACTGGCTTGTTCATGGGACTGACCTCCAGGGTATATCACAAACATGACACTTCCCTGCCATGGTGGCTTTGGTCCATTTTTGTCATTGATGTATTTCACCAGGATGTGAGTGTCGTTTAATATCCGTGTCTCCACACTACAGGTCTAGATATTTTGAGGATCATCAATGAGCCCACAGCAGCAGCCATGGCCTACGGACTACACAAGGCTGACGTGTTCAATGTGCTGGTGGTGGATTTGGGAGGAGGAACGCTGGATGTCTCCCTCCTGAACAAGCAAGGAGGGATGTTCCTAACGAGATCCATGGCGGGTAAGAGCCTCTGTGAGCTGTGGCCACCGGACAATGAGGGCCGATTAGTCAGGCTAATTAGCCCATAGGGATCACACAGATGGCATACCAGCGCTTCTCATGTagaaatatatacaatacacacttTCCGAATATTGTTGTTTGTGCTTAATACCAATAgagatcatttaaccccttcccacacatggacttaactgtatgcccAAATTGGATGTGATTTCCCACACAGTAACGACTCAACAATGGCACAGGCTCAGGAGTTGTGCCCACACCATGATCTATAGGAGCCTGCTGAGCTGCTGCGACCAGATCTTGCTCCCATTCCCGCACTTTAATTCCTCAGTTGCCGCTGATCTCCCTCTGTCAGCCCATTGGCAACCCCGCAGCGCAATCGTGGGATACTGATGGATTGCCAAGTAATGGATactgaaaaataaacaaaagtttcAACCCACCccaaaaataaagaaatttaaaataaacatatttggaatTACCACATCTGAtccatcaaaatatataattacTTAACCCCTATGGTAAATGCTGAAAAGCAAAATAAAATCACAAAACCAGAATTGCCGTGTTTAGATTGCTGCACCTCCCCCTAGAAAAGCAGTAAAGTGATCCAATCATCATGTACCGCAAGGTGATACCAGTGGGTTTTATTTGTGACAAGCTGTCATTAACAAGTAGTTATAAAGctcaattgacggaaaaataaagttattgcTCTCGAAAGATGGCCACACtaaccaaatattttattttcctttATATAAAGTTCTTAATTCCTTTAGTTACTAAAATGTAAGAAAAGAAAATGAGACATGTTTGGTATCCTTGTAATCAGACTGGCACGCCAGATCAATTTCATCTCCTTTTtataaatatatagaaaaataattGTAAGTATAGAGAAATGTTAATATATaccccgggaaggggttaaagagggtaTCTGTTCATTTGTTGATTGGTTTTACTTGTCTCTTGTATCCTTACAGGTAACAATAAGCTCGGCGGACAGGATTTCAATCAGAGGCTTCTACAGTATTTATATGACAGTATTTATACCACATACGGGTCACTGCCACCACTGAAAGAAGAAATCCACAGGCTCCGGCAGTCCGTGGAGGCCGTCAAGTTGAACCTCACCTTGTACAATTCCTCCTGGGTCCGTATGCCACTGACACTGCCCACACGACAACCACGTAAAGCGGATGAGCAGAGCGAAAAGATGGAGGAAGCCGCACGGCGTGAGGAGGACCGTCAGCATGACCACAGCAATATGGAGCAGGTCCATTTTGAAGCTGAGATTTCACGAAAGCTCTTTGAGCACCTGAACGAAGACCTTTTCCAAAAGGTCTTGGTGCCCATTGAACGAGTGCTAAAGGAAGGACACCTCCAAAAGGATGAAGTGGATGAAATTGTCCTTGTGGGGGGCTCCACTCGCATACCCCGCATACGCAAAGTTATCAGGGACTACTTTGATAAAGAACCGAATACATCTGTAGACCCAGATTTGGCTGTGGTCACAGGAGTGGCTATACAAGCGGGCATTGTGGGGGGATCCTGGCCACTTCAAGTCAGCGCCATAGAAATACCGAACAGACATTTAAGGAAAACTAACTTTAACTGAAGCCGTTTTGTATCGATTCCAGAATGTATTTAAGAGCGACATCAGAGTTGACACTTTATCTTATTTTCAGTCCTATCCTCCAaaagaattatttatttttttaaaagatgTGAGAAAAAGACGCATATGGAGCCTGCCGTCACTTTATAATCCTGCTCTGTATATTTATTACACTTTGGGTTCTATGATATAATTCGTATCCACTGTCCATGAGCCTTACTTGAATGTAAATCTGTACGTTTAAAGGGAACTAGTCAGGAGATCCGTGCGGAGGAGCCAGAGGGAGGAGCCAGAAGGAGACGTTAGGAGGAGGAGCCAGAGGGAGGAGACAGAAGGAGACGTTAGGAGGAGGAGCCAGAGGGAGGAGCCAGAAGGAGACGTTAGGAGGAGGAGCCAGAGGGAGGAGCCAGAAGGAGGAGCCAGAGGGAGGAGCCAGAAGGAGACGTTAGGAGGAGGAGCCAGAGGGAGGAGCCAGAAGGAGAAGTGGCACAATCCTGGTGACTCGCTAACTTGGGCACCACAGAaatccgatctatcaatatataaaattaTTTATCCCATATAGAAAACACCGTAAAGCAAAAAAAACAAGAATTAACACAGAATTATACTACTGAAAATCACACATCAAACCTGCTACTGTTCCATCAATgaggaaaaatagaaaaactgTGCCACCCAGCGGTCTGTATCCCTGCCCCCCGTAGTCCGCCCATGACtctcctgtcaggttcccttttatGCACAGACAACCCGCCATTCCTATTTTTCAGTTTTGcgctatgtatataactgtatgcagTATCATTTATGTCGATCAGGGATTGTACATGGTCTGACATGAATCTAAAGGGAATTAaacttttctcatttttttttggtATCTTTTATTAGTTCTTCTTTATATGGAATAACATTACAGGGGGTGTCAGAGGGTACCTTGTGTTCACCGATCGGTGGTGGTCACCCACTGGGATGCACCGATCATCAGAATGTGGGATTCTTTTTCTTGCTCGAATGGAACGTTGGGAGAACAATGCGATCTGAAATCAGACGTGCGATCGATAGCTTCACCAACCATCAGCCGGCCGGCTCCCCCATATGGATTGGACCCTCGGCCAAATCCGTCAACATCGGAGTGTACAACCAATATTGGTCttatgtgtatggggccttaacaGATGCATCACCGATAGCTGCCCGGATGTTTCACTCTCATGGTTGGGGAATGAGATGTGTTTATGTTCATGGCAATATGTTTTGTTATCAGACATTTTAAATTTTGCCAAGTCCGAAGAAAAAAGAAAGTGGCACAACTCCCCAACAGAGGATACGAAGGGTGTATAAGGCACAGGAAAATCACAGACGTCTTACAGCGGAGGTGCTAGCGTTAGAAAAAACACACAATCCTGAGTAGCAAAATAAGAGAAAAGATAACGCAGCACTCACCAGCACCCAGGTCAGATGTCTTCTTTATTACGACATGAAAAGTTacagcttcacggcacgggggagtgacgaggtgaggagcatgtgaggcgggacgacggccgtttcacgctgataagtagcgcttctacgggtccatgtccgagAGGAAGTCACGCCGAGAGAAATAGGTAAGATACCCCTCCCCTACAGCGTAGCCTCCAATCGGACAATAGGGAAAGTGCTATGTGCATAAAGGGAAGATTAAAATCAAAGGAATCAGGCAGGATATATACAAACTACATTAGATGATGGacatatatagaaaaatatattaTTTAGTAACACTTGATCAAAAGCCATATTGTTTTAAGTTATTTAAGAGAACCCTACCTGCAGGCATATAGTGCGAAAACCATGAGACCAATGTGACTAACTCCGGCTTAACCTGTCATTATAGATCCAAGGACAACATAATATAAATGAGAAGATATAACTAAACAACCTCAGTTCTCGTGGAATACAGTGCtaatgttttaaactttttttatcctttttttaacttttttacagcaACTATATTTAAAAGACTACAGGGGTATGCAAAATTCCCAATCTAACCGCCAttctggtgaaggggttaatagaaccatactataagaaaatggacatatctgtcctatcaTTAAAGCCAGCAGGGCCAGTGGCCCGAGTCCTCATAATCCACCTGGCTTCTTGTCGAAGTAGAATTTTTCCCAAGTCACCTCCTTGTGCAGTAGGAATAACCTTTTCTAACCCTGCAAAAGTGAGAACAGTAGGATCTCCTCCATGGCATTCTCTGACATGGTTGATAAGCCTAGGTACTCCTTTACCTGAGGAAATAGATTTGAAATGTTCCCTGAATCTGATATATAACTTACGTATAGTTTTCCCTATGTAGAAGCGTTTACAAGGGCAGAATAATACGTAGACAACGTATTCCGTTTTACAGGAAATAAAATGATGGACATGATGAATACAAGGGCCAATTTCTAGGGTTTGTCCTGTCCTATGGTATTGACAGAACGGACATTGTCCACAACGAAAGTTTCCTTTTGGGGCGGTCTGATTCAACCATGTACTTTTTTTATCTTTTAGAACTCTATTGCGTACTAACACATCTCTAACTCTGGTGCTCCTCCTGTTAGATATCAGAGGACCTGAGGCAGCTTTACTAGAGAGGTCACAATCCCTCTCCAAAACGTGCCAATGTCGGCGAATGGTGGAACGTATCGCGTCATCCATAGGGCCGTATTGGAAGCAGAAAGTGAACCTCTGTTTGGAAGTGTCCGCGAATGTGTCACTATGCTGTATCTCAGTATTAGCTCGTTTCACTGCAGATTCAAGTACGTCCTCCGGGTATCCTCTGTCCCGGAATCTCTGAAAAAGTTCCCTGGATTGTGCCTGGAAACCACTCGGTGTATTATTGAGACGCCGtactctgagaaactgactataTGGTAGAGATTTCTTTACATGATTAGGATGGTAGCTATTGTAGTGCAAGAGAGAGTTCACCGAAGTGGGTTTGCGGAAAATGGAGGTGCAGATCTCTCCCTCCTCCACCCGAATCGAAACATCTAGGAAATCTATCGTTTGACCCCCAAAATTGTGTGTGAAAGACATGCCCATGGTGTTGCTCTCATTGAGATAAGCAACGAACGTAGCAAACTCACTTTCAGTACCGTCCCATACTATAATTACATCATCCACGTACCTCATATAGAGTTTGATGTGTTTTAGAAAACTGTTCTTATGAGAATAAACGTAATCCTCTTCAAAAACCGCCATATATAAATTGGCGAACGTacatgcaaccggggtccccatggcagtacgTGGATGATGTAATGTGATGTGCTGCGTTATCTTTTCTCTTATTTTGCTACTCATTTTAAATTTTGGCTGCTTACCTACAATTAAATACAGGTCAGTGTTAACTACAAAAATGGACCCGCACCTCTGAACCAAataaagtgtgaacaggtgcaggcTGCCATAactgcataatatacaaacaaGAAAATACTGCTCGGAGATGCTGCTTAGTTGTTTTTTTTGTACTGTAGTTTTGGAGGTGTTAACTGACCTTTAATCTATGAGTGACCTCCCACTGTTACAgggtctccacagtaaacctcacaCTGTCTGAGGGTCCCCCATTGTTTAGGATGCCCCCACATCacaagttttaataaaaaaaacaaaaccttgtaTACACACCTACTTCGGGATCCTAACTAGTCCCCCAGCGAGGCAACGCCGACGCGCACACAGTACGTCAATGTCGTCGCCCCAGCACTTCTTCCTGTGCTGCAGACCACAGTCATAAAGTGACCGGTGGTCTACAGAACAGGGAGACCGTGCCTACCGCAGAGCTTAACGCCTTCACGCCATGGGCattttccatgtttgttttttcCTCACCT from Ranitomeya variabilis isolate aRanVar5 chromosome 3, aRanVar5.hap1, whole genome shotgun sequence includes:
- the HSPA13 gene encoding heat shock 70 kDa protein 13; protein product: MAGEMTILGSAILTLLLAGYLAQQYLPMPTPKVIGIDLGTTYCSVGVFHPGTGVVKVITDSSGHQSIPSIVSFTEDDVYAGYEGLELADSNPQNTIYDAKRFIGKTFTHEELERESDRYPFKVLYKNGEAVYSIKTNETFTVTPEYIGSQLLLTLKKMAEEYLGLPVSKAVISVPAEFDERQRNYTVKAANLAGLDILRIINEPTAAAMAYGLHKADVFNVLVVDLGGGTLDVSLLNKQGGMFLTRSMAGNNKLGGQDFNQRLLQYLYDSIYTTYGSLPPLKEEIHRLRQSVEAVKLNLTLYNSSWVRMPLTLPTRQPRKADEQSEKMEEAARREEDRQHDHSNMEQVHFEAEISRKLFEHLNEDLFQKVLVPIERVLKEGHLQKDEVDEIVLVGGSTRIPRIRKVIRDYFDKEPNTSVDPDLAVVTGVAIQAGIVGGSWPLQVSAIEIPNRHLRKTNFN